DNA sequence from the Streptomyces tsukubensis genome:
CCCGCGCGCACGCGGGCGTACCGACCACCGCTCTCCTCAAGCGGGTGTCGCAGGTCCGAGCCCGCGCGCACGCGAGGCGTACGGCGTACGAGGAGGGGCGGCCCGGTCGGTGTCGGTCATCGGCTGCCCCTTCCCGTGCCGTCACACCTCCGGCGCGGGGGCGGTCTCCGTCACCTCGGCGAGGAAGGGCGCGATCGCGGCGTACCAGGCGTCGGGGCGGTCGTAGTGGAGGAGGTGGCCCGCGTCGGGCACCTCGGCGTAGCGGCCGCGGGGCAGGACGCGGACCATCTCCTGGGCCTCGGCACGGCCCAGATCCCCGTCGGGGCCGCGGACGACGAGCGCCGGGCAGCGGACCCGGGCCAGTTCGTCCCAGTGGGCCTCGTGGACGATGGACTCGCGGAGCTTCAGCATCTGCCGCCGGGAGAACACCGGCCGCCAGCCGTCCGCGCGCTCGGCCATCACCTCGGCGTAGAAGTCGCCGCGCGCCGGATGCGGGCGCTCCGCCCACGGATCGTCCTCGCCGAACCACTTCCGTACGTCCGCGAGGGTGGCGAACGGCACCGGCCAGGCCCGGAGCCAGGCCTCCCACACCCGCTGGGACGCGGCGCCGGGCGGGGCGGCCCGCATATCGCAGACGATCAGCGCCCGCACCAGATCGGGCCGTTCGGCGGCGAGCTGCCAGGCGGTGAGGGCGCCCGTGGAGTGACCGATCAGGACCGCGGGGCCCAGGTCCAGCTGTTCGACGGCGGCCGCAGCGTCGGCGACGAAGGACTCCGGGGTGAAGGGACCGGCGGCGGGTTTGTCGCTGCGGCCGTGGCCGCGCTGGTCGAGGGCGACCGCCCGGTGCCGGCCGGAGAGCCGGCGCGCGGCGGCCGCCCAGTGGGAGGCGCGGCCCGTCAGACCGTGGAGCAGCAGCACTCCGGGGGCGCGGGCGTCGCCGCGGGGCTTGGGCGGGTCCGCGTACTCCCAGGCGGCCAGACGGGCGCCCGCAGTTCCGGTCACGTCGATGCGCCGCACCATGTGCCCGGCACCCCCTTCTGTCACCCGTTCGCCGATATGCTCAGCCTATCGAAGGTTTCGAACCTACGTTCGAATGGTGGGCCCTGCCCAGCAGACGGCGGGCAACACCCCACCTTCGAGTGACCGAAGGCCAGGATTGGCCGCGTCCGGCCCGGGGAGATCTTTTGCGGGAGGCGGGCCGCTCGGGGAAGACGGTCCGACGGGAATGACCCTGAGAGCTCGGGGCTCCGGGTCATGACAGGGGAGGAAGGGCCCCGGCATCCGAGGATGCCGGGGCCCGCCCCTTGAACAGCGCGGGCCCCACAGACTGCGCAGACTGCGCAGACTGCGCAGACGGTGCGGGCGGCGCGGGCTGCATGCGCTGCGGCGCGGACCGTCCGGGGCTCCGCGGGAGCGGCCAGGGAGCGCGGACGGGAGGTGCGGGACGTGCGAGGGGCGCATCGGCCTGGTCCCTCCACGGCGACGGGCACGGCGGCGAGTCAGCGGTGGACCACCGCACAGGAACCACCCGAAGGGCGGCCACCGGACGGTGAGTCATATGCCTCATGCACAGCGTGACATGCGATCCGCCCGGCCGTCGCCGTTCCGGACGAAATCCTCCCCGTCGCGGGGAGGGAGGAGGGGGCGGATCCGGCTGCCCCGCTGCACCGCGGAGGCGGACCGGCCCCGGGAAACGGGCACGCGGAGCACGGGCCGGGCTCCGGAAAATCGGAGCGCGAGCCGACCCCCGGGAAATCGGAGCACGGACCGGGCGCCGGGAAGGCCGGGCTCGGACCGGGCTCCGGAGAAACGGAGCGCGGGCCGGGCCCCAGGAGGTCAGCGCTTGGCGACGAAGACGTGGGAGGCGACATCGGAGTCCAGCTCCGCCGCCTCGCCACCGCTGCCGACCAGGACGCCGCCTGCGGATTCGGTGACGCTCACCACCGAGCCGGGCTGGACGCCCGCGCGGCGCAGCGTGTACATCAGCTGGGCGTCGGTCTGGATGGGCTCGCCGATCCGGCGGACGACGACGGTCTTGCCGTCCGAGCCCGGGTCCAGCTCGGCGAGGGAGACCATCCCGGCGTCCAGGAACGGGTCGGCCTCGGCCTTCTCGCCCAGCTCCTCCAGGCCCGGGATGGGGTTTCCGTACGGCGACTCCGTCGGGTGGCGCAGCAGCTCCAGCACGCGCCGCTCCACGGCTTCGCTCATCACGTGCTCCCAGCGGCAGGCCTCGGCGTGGACCTGCTCCCATTCGAGGCCGATCACATCGACGAGCAGACATTCCGCGAGGCGGTGCTTCCGCATCACGCGGGTCGCCAGCCGACGGCCCTCCTCGGTCAGCTCCAGATGGCGGTCCCCGGCGACCGTCACCAGCCCGTCCCGCTCCATCCGGGCCACGGTCTGGCTGACCGTCGGCCCGCTCTGGTCGAGCCGCTCGGCAATGCGGGCGCGCATAGGAACCACACCTTCCTCTTCGAGCTCCAGGATGGTGCGGAGGTACATCTCCGTGGTGTCGATCAAACCGGACATACGTGCCCCTCGAAGAATCGTGCGGTGCGGCCCCGGACTCAATTCTTACGCATCCCGCTGACAACCGTGCCGCGCCGGGGAAAGCCGGTGCCGGAACGGGCTCCCGGAGCATCTCCGCGAGCGCCTCGGAAGGTGCCCGGGATCCGTCTCGGGCGACCTGCGCCACGCAAACCCGGGCGAACCCGAAAGCGTGCCCGGAGCACCGACACGAAACCCTCGCGAAAACCGCACACGACCGCCGGACGAGTGTCGGGTGACCGTATTGACACGGGAATGGTCCAGACCGCACCGTGATCCGCGGCCCGGGCATTCCCCGGTGCTTTCCCCGGTGCCGGGACACCCGGACGCGCGGCTGCCGCGCTCCGCCCCCGCCACCGAATTTCCCGGACTTTCTCCCGAAAGGGCTCGGCGATGAGCGAGAGCAAGCTGGCCGGTCGATTTTTCGACGCGGCGATCGAACTGCTGGCACGCGTGCGGAACGAGGAGTCGGAGAGCATCGCCGCGGCCGGTGCGGCGATCGCCGACACCGTTGCCGACGGCGGCCGGCTCTTCGCCTTCGGTGCCGGGCATTCCTCCCTCGCCGCCCAGGACGTGGTGTACCGGGCGGGCGGCTTCGCCGTGATGAACCTGCTCGCCGTGCCGGGCGTCGTCGGCGTGGACGTGATCCCCGCGACCCTCGGCTCCGCGCTGGAGCGGGTCGAAGGCCTGGCCGGGGCGGTGCTGGACACCAGCCCGGCCCGGTCCGGCGACGTACTGGTGATCATCTCCCTCTCCGGGCGGAACGCCCTGCCGGTGGAGATGGCGATGAACGCCCGCGCGCTGGGGCTGAAGGTCATCGGGGTCACCTCCGTCGCGTACGCGGAGGAGACCAGGTCCCGGCATGTGTCGGGCACGTTCCTCAAGGACCACTGCGACGTCGTCCTGGACTCGAAGATCGCGATCGGGGACACGGTCCTCACGCACGAGGGCGTGGAGGCCCCGTTCGCCCCCGCGTCCACGGTGGTCACCAGCGCCCTGATGCAGGCGATGATGGCCGCGGCGGCGGAGAACCTGGCCGACCGGGGGGTGGAGCCGCCGCTGCTGCGGTCGGGGAACGTGGACGGCGGCCACGAGTGGAACGGCCGGGTGATGACGGACAACCGGGACCGGATCTTCTACCGCCACGGCTGAGCCGGGCGGCGGCCCCGGGGGACCGGCTCTCCGGGGCGGTGCCGGGGTCCGCACCGAAGGCCGAATCCGCTCCCGGGGCCGGAAATTAATTCGCTGGACCCGGTCGCGGGGGCTTTCTAGTGTGTGGTTCACACGAGAGAGGAGGTGGTTCGGCGAATGTATGCATACCGGACGCGTGAGGTGACTGCGGGCTGACGCCTGCCAGTCGCACTCTGTGCCACTCGGCAGGCCACCTGCCGTAATTCAAAGCAGTCACCGACCCGCGGGCTCGCCGGTACGTCCGGCCGGCCCCTCCGCAAGGAGGGACCCGAGCCCGCGGGTTTCTGCGTTCTTCTGGGACCTGCTGCGTCGGCCCCGCGGGGCCGCCCGGCCGGTCAGGGGGCGAGGCGTTCGACGCGCCAGTGGACCTCGGCGGCGCCGCCCTCCGCATCCGCGGCGCGCTCCTTCTCGTAGACGTACCGCAGCCGGTCGTGGAGCCGGTTCTCGTGGCCCTGCCAGAATTCGACCGTGTCCGGGACGACCCTGATCCCGCCCCACTCCGGCGGCACGGGCACCTGCTCGCCCTCGGGGTAGCGGGCGGACAGTTCGGCGTAGACGCTGAGCAGTTCCTCCCGTGAGCCGATCACCGACGACTGGGCGCTCGCCCAGGCGCCGAGCTGTGAACCGTGCGGGCGGCTGCGGAAGTAGACGGCCGTCTCGTCGCGGCCGATGCGGGCCGCGGTGCCGGTGACGACGATCTGGCGGGCGATGGGATGCCAGGGGAAGAGCAGCGACACCGAGGGGTTGGCGGCGATCTCACGGCCCTTGCGGGAGCCGTAGTTGGTGAAGAAGACGAAGCCCCGGGCGTCGTACTCCTTCAGCAGCACGGTCCGGGACGACGGCCGGCCGAACGTACTGGCCGTGCCGACGACCATCGCGTTCGGCTCCTGGAGCCCGGCGACGGCGGCGTCGTGGAACCAGGTGGCGAACTGCTCCATGGGTGTCGGGGCGAGCTCGGACTCCCGCAGCGGCGTCGAGCGGTACTGCTCGCGCATCACGGCGGGGTCGGGGGCGGCGGGGTCGCGATCGGTCACATGTCCATCCTGCCGCAGCGGACCGGTCGGGCGACGGGCGGCCGCCACCGCAAAAACTCCCGTGTACGACCCACACATACGGGGTGGAGTCTGCCCGGCACGCAGTGCCGCCAACCCTGTTCGCCGGACCGGCGGACTGTGCGAGTCATCACGCTGACCCCGGCCCCGACCTGCGGATATCGTGTCGCCTCCCATCGAACGGGCACCGCGAGGATGGCGACCCGCCGTACGGGGCATTACCGGAATGAACGACTGATCCCGTCGTACGCGCCGCCTCCGCCATCGGCGCGTCCTGTACGTGAGGAGCCGCCCGATGTCCGACTTCGTACCCGGTCTCGAAGGAGTCGTCGCGTTCGAGACGGAGATCGCCGAACCCGACAAGGAAGGCGGGGCACTGCGCTACCGCGGTGTCGACATCGAGGACCTCGTCGGACACGTCTCCTTCGGCAATGTGTGGGGACTGCTGGTCGACGGGGCGTTCGAGCCGGGGCTGCCGGCCGCCGAGCCGTTCCCGATCCCGGTGCACTCCGGGGACATCCGGGTCGACGTCCAGTCCGCGCTGGCGATGCTGGCGCCCGTCTGGGGCCTGCGCCCGCTGCTGGACATCGACGAGCGGCAGGCCCGCGACGATCTGGCGCGAGCGGCCGTGATGGCCCTGTCGTACGTGGCGCAGAGCGCCCGCGGCCAGGGGCTGCCGATGGTGCCGCAGCGCGAGATCGACAAGGCGCGGTCCGTGGTCGAGCGGTTCATGGTCCGCTGGCGGGGTGAGCCGGACCCGCGGCATGTGAAGGCGGTCGACGCGTACTGGACCTCGGCGGCCGAGCACGGCATGAACGCGTCCACGTTCACCGCCCGGGTCATCGCGTCCACCGGCGCGGACGTGGCGGCCGCGCTCTCCGGCGCGGTCGGGGCGATGTCCGGCCCGCTGCACGGCGGAGCGCCCTCCCGGGTCCTCGGCATGATCGAAGAGATCGAACGGACCGGCGACGCGACGGCCTATGTGAAGCAGGCGCTCGACAAGGGCGAACGGCTGATGGGCTTCGGCCACCGGGTGTACCGCGCGGAGGACCCGCGCGCGAGGGTCCTGCGCCGTACCGCCAAAGAGCTGGCCGCACCCCGCTTCGAGGTGGCGGAGGCCCTGGAGCGGGCGGCCCTGGAGGAGCTGCACAACCGCCGCCCGGACCGGGTGCTGGCGACGAACGTGGAGTTCTGGGCGGCGATCGTCCTGGACTTCGCGGAGGTCCCGGCGCACATGTTCACGTCCATGTTCACCTGCGCCCGTACGGCGGGCTGGTCGGCCCACATCCTGGAACAGAAGCGCACGGGCCGCCTGGTCCGCCCCTCCGCCCGCTACACGGGCCCCGCGGCCCGCGACCCGCGGGCGGTGACGGGGTACGGGGACCTGGCGCCCTCGCGGTAGGCGCCGGGCCCGCCCATCGTGGGACCACAATGCCAGCATTGGGACTACAATGATGGCATGGCTACGGTTCACATTCGCGATGTACCGGAAGACACGCTCACCACGCTGAAGGTCCGTGCGGCCCGGCGGGGTCAGTCGCTCCAGGCCTATCTGCTCGGGCTGATCAGAGATGAGGCCGATCTGCTGACTCCCGCCGAGGCCGCGGAAGAGGCTCGTGCGATCGCCGCGGGTGGCCGTGTCACGATCGACGACATCGCCGAGGTCATGGCCGAGGTGCGCGAGGCCCGCGCGTGAGCCTGCTGGTCCTCGACACGTCTGCCCTCGTCTCGTTCCTGGTCGGTCAGGACGATCTGGCCGACCGGGTCCGGCATACCACCGCGGGCCACAGACTCGCCGCTCCGCACGCCGTGGATCTTGAGTGCGCATCCGTCCTCCGCGGGCTGACCCGCGGAAAGAAGCTCTCCGACGCACAGGCCGAGCAGGCCCTGGAGGTACTGGGACGGATGGCCCTGCGGCGGTACGACCACACACCGCTGCTTCCTCGCATCTGGCAACTGCGCCACAACATGTGGCCGTACGACGCGTCCTTCATCGCCTTGGCCGAGCAGATCGGTGCCGACCTCGTCACGGCCGACGCCAAGCTGACGGGTGCTCCCGGCCTCAAATGCACCATCAGGAATCTCCGCGCCTGAGGGGCCTCGCTGCGGTGCGGCGTCATGGAGCCGAGGGCTCCGCTCCGGCAGCGCCCTCCTTCTCCGTATTCCGCCCGGCACGCTTCGTCCGCTTCGGTCGTTCCGCCCTGCCCGCCTGGGTCCGGACCGCTCCGACGCTGGCGGCGATCACCAGGGCGATGGCGAGGGCGTCGGTCACCGAGAGGGCCTGGCGCAGGACGAGGAACCCGGCCAGACAGGCCACGGCCGGCTCCAGGCTCATCATCACCGCGAAGGTGGAGGCCGGAAGGCGGCGCAGGGCGAGGAGTTCGAGGGTGTACGGGAGGACCGACGACATCAGCGCGACGGCCAGCCCCAGCCCGATGACGACCGGGTCGGCGAGCAGGGTGCCCGCGCCCGCGATCCCGAACGGCAGGCTGAGCACCGCCGCGACACCGAAGGCCAGCGCCAGCCCGTCGGCCTGCGGGAAGCGGCGGCCGGTGCGGGCGCTGAAGACGATGTACGCGGCCCACATCGCTCCGGCGCCGAGCGCATACGCCGCGCCGACCGGGTCGAGCCCGTCGACTCCGCCGCCGCCCAGACCCGGGAACATCCCGCTGAGCAGGAACACCCCGGCGAGCGCGAGCGCGGCCCAGACCAGGTTCACCAGCCGGCGGGAGACGATCACGGAGAGGGCGAGCGGTCCGAGGACCTCCAGGGTGACGGCCGGACCCAGCGGGATCCGGTCGACGGCCTGGTAGAAGAGGATGTTCATCCCGCCCATGGCGAGGCCGAAGGCGATGACGGTGCCCCAGTCCGCGCGGGAGTGGCCGCGCAGCCTCGGACGGCAGACGGCGAACATCACCAGCGCCGCGAGGACCAGCCGGAGGGTCACCACACCCGTCGGCCCCACCTCGTCCATCAGCAGTACGGCGACGGCCGCCCCGAACTGCACGGACAGCGCGCCCGCGACGACGAGCCCCACGGGCCCGAGCTGCCTCCGGGTGCCCCGCCCCGACCGGCCCGCAGCGGCCGGATCCGTACCGGAACCGGGACTCGATGCCGGACCGGGGCCCGTACCGGAACCGGGACCCGGCGCAGGGCCGGCACCCGGACCCGTACCGATGCCGGAACCCGTTCCCGTACCGGAATGCGGACCGGCGGTGGATATCCCCACCCCGGCCTCGGCCCCGGCCCCGCTCCCGCTTCCGCTCTCCGCAGCTCTGTCCACGGATCCACGCTAATGGCCGACACGCATCCCGTGAAATGCCTCATGCGCTGCGGTTATGCTCCGGATGCATGAGCATTGAGCTGCGCCACCTCCGCTGCTTCCTGGCAATCGCCGAGGAGTCGAGCATGACCAGGGCCGCGGCACGGCTGCGGATCACCCAGCCCGCGGTGTCCCGTTCGCTGGCGACGCTGGAACGGCATCTGGGCGTCCGGCTCGTGGACCGCTCGACCCACCATGTGACCCTGACCCCCGAGGGCCGGGCCTTCCGGGAGCGTGCGGCGTCCGCTGTGGGTGCCTTCGACGACGCGCTCGACTCGGCGGGCCGGCCGGTCCGCCCGCTGCGGCTGGGGCACGCCTGGGCGGCGCTCGGCCCGTACACCACCCCGCTGCTGCGCCGCTGGAAGCGCGAGCAGCCGGATGTGCCGCTGGAGCTCCTCCGGATCGACGACCGTTCGGCGGGCCTGCTGCGGGGTTCGGTCGATGTGGCGGTGGTACGCGGCCCGGTCACCGAACCGGGTCTGGTGGTGACGCCGCTGTTCAGCGAGCCGCGGGTGGCCGCGGTCACCGCCGACGGCCCCTTGGCCGCCCTGGCCCGGCTGACCCTGGCGGATCTGGCGACGGCACCGCTGCTGGTGAATTCGGTCTCCGGGGTCACGGCCCCCGAGCTGTGGCCGCCGGACGCCCGCCCCACGACGACGATCACGGTCACCAACACCGACGACTGGCTGGCGTCGATCGCGGCGGGCCGGGGGGTGGGGGTGTCGGTGGCGTCGACGGCGGAGATCCACCCGCATCCTGACGTGGTCTACCGGCCGCTGCCCGCGCTGCCGCCGGTGCCGGTCCATCTCACCCACCACGCCCCGCCGTCCCATCCGGCGGTCCCGGCGCTGGTCGCCCTGGCGGTGGCGGTCACGGGCGGGGGAAAGCCGCAGGGCGGCAAAGCCGTGGAAGGGAAGGCGTAGCGGGGAGTCGTCCGGGCGGAGGGCTCAAGGACTCAGTCCGTCCGCCAGTACCTCCGCCAGATGCCGGGCCTTGCGGCCCGTGAGCTGCGCCAGCTGGGTGCGGCAGGAGTAGCCGTCCGCCACCAGCAGGGCGTCCGGCGGCGCGGCGGCCACCGAGGGCAGCAGCCGGTCCTCGGCGCAGGCCACCGACACCTCGTAGTGGCCCTTCTCGAAGCCGAAGCTGCCCGCGAGTCCGCAGCAGCCGCCCGCGAGTTCGCCGCGGAGCCCGGCGCGGGCGCGCAGGGACCGGTCGGCGGCGGGGTCGAGGACCGCGTGGTGGTGGCAGTGGGTCTGGCCGGCCGCCGGGCGGTCGAGGTGCGGCGGGTCCCAGTCGGGGGCGTACTCGGCCAGGGTGCCCGCGAAGGTGCGGACGGAGGCCGCGAGACGGGCCGCCCGTGGGTCGTCGGGGAGCAGTTCGGGCAGATCGGTGGTGAGGGCCGCGGCGCAGCTCGGTTCCAGGACGACGAGGGGTGCCGTGCCGAGCACCGTATCGAGCAGGGGTTCCATGGTGTCGAGGGTGCGGCGGAGTACGGCGCGGGCCCGGGTCAGCTGTCCGGTGGTGAGGTATGTCAGCCCGCAGCAGACCCGGCCGGGTGGCAGGGCGAGCCCGAATCCGGCGGCTTCCAGGACCTTGACGGCGGCCCGGCCGACTTCCGGTGACAGATGTTCGGTGAAGGTGTCGGGCCAGAGCACGGCCGCCGCCTTCGACCCGCGGCCCTGCTTGCCCCCTAGCCCACTGCCCAGCCCGCCGCGCGCCCATCGGGTGAAGGGGACGGATGCCAGGGCGGGCAGGGGCCGTTCGGGGGTGATTCCGGCGGCCAGCTTCGCCAGCGACGCGAGGGGCGGGATCCGGGCGAGGGCGTTGAGCCCGGGGGCGAACGGGGCGGCCGCGCGCAGCCATCCGGGCAGCCGGCCCAGGGTGTAGTGGGTACGGGGCCGGATCCGGCCCGTGTAGTGGTGGTGGAGGAACTCGGCCTTGTAGGTGGCCATGTCGACGCCGACGGGGCAGTCGCTGCGGCAGCCCTTGCAGGAGAGGCAGAGGTCGAGCGCGTCGGCGACCTCCCGGGACCGCCAGCCGTCCCGGACGACTTCCCCGGCGAGCATCTCGTGGAGCAGCCGGGCCCGGCCGCGAGTGGAGTGGGCTTCTTCGCCGGTGGCCCGGTAGGAGGGGCACATCACACCGGGCCCCGGGCCGGTGTCCCGGCATTTGGCGACGCCGACGCAGCGGCGGACGGCGGCCCGGAAGTCGCCGCCGTCCTCCGGGTAGCCGAAGACGACGTCGACGGGTTCGCGGGGCAGGACGGCGAAGCGGATGTCCTCGTCTAGGGGTGCGGGCCGGACCAGGGTGCCCGGGTTGAGGCCGCCCGCCGGGTCCCAGACGTCCTTGAAGCGGGTGAAGAGGTCGACGAGTCCGGGGCCGTACATCTTCGGCAGGAGTTCGGCGCGGGCCCGCCCGTCGCCGTGCTCGCCGGAGAGCGAACCGCCGTGGGCGACGACGAGCGCGGCCAGATCCTCGGAGAAGGCCCGGAAGGCCCGTACCCCGGCCGTGGTGATCAGGTCGAAGGAGATGCGGATATGGACGCAGCCCTCGCCGAAGTGGCCGAAGGGCGCGCCGCGCAGCCCGTAGGAGTCGAGCAGGGCGCGGAAGTCGCGCAGATAGGCGCCGAGTGCGGCGGGCGGTACGGCGCAGTCCTCCCAGCCCGGCCAGGCCTCGCCGCCGCCGGGCAGCCGGGTCGCGGTCCCGGCCGCGTCCTCCCGGATCCGCCACAGCGCCCGCATCGCGGCGGAGTCGGAGACCACGGCCGTGTCGAGGGCTCCCGCCGCCCGGACGAGGGCTTCGGCGCGGGCCCGGGCCTCGGCGGGGGTTCCGCCGCCGGTCTCCGCGAACAGCCAGGCACGGCCGCGCGGCAGCCCGTTCCGTCCGGGCGGCGGTACGAGGTCGTCGGCCATGCCCTCGACGGTGAGCGGGCGGTACGGGAGCAGTGTGGGGGCGGCGTCGGCGGCCGCGGTCTCGTCGGCGTACCCGAGGACGGCGAGGGCGCGGGCGGCGGGCTCCTCGACCAGCCCGACCAGGGCTTCGGTGACGACACCGAGGGTGCCCTCGCTGCCGCAGAAGGCGCGGGCCAGGTCGGCGCCGTTCTCGGGGAGCAGTGCGTCGAGGGCGTATCCGGAGATCCTGCGGGGCAGTCCGGGCGGATAGCCGGTACGGAGGAGGGCGAGGTGGCCGTTGATCAGTTCGCGGGCGGCGGTGAGCAGGGGTCCCGGCGGATCGGGCCAGCCGCGGGCGAGCCGGAGGGCCGTACCGCCGTAGGTGAGGACGGCGAGTTCGCGGACGTTGTCGGCGGTGGTGCCCCAGGCCACCGAATGCGCTCCGCAGGCGTTGTTGGCGATCATTCCGCCGAGGGTGCAGCGGGCGTGGGTGGAGGGGTCGGGGCCGAAGGTGAGGCCGTGGGGGCGGACGGCGGTGCGGAGGGTGTCGAGTACGGTGCCGGGCTGGACGCGTGCGGTACGCGATCCGGGGTCGACGTCCAGGACGGCGTTCATCCGGCGGGTGAAGTCGAGGACGATTCCGGTGCCGGTGGCCTGTCCGGCGATGGAGGTGCCCGCGCCGCGGGGGACGACCGGGACGCCGTGCGCCCGGCAGACCTCCAGGGTCGCGGCGACGTCGTCCGCGTGGCGGGGGGTGACGACACCGAGAGGGACGCGGCGGTAGTTGGAGGCGTCCATGGTGGTGAGGGCGCGGGCGGTGGCGGAGAAGTCGGCGGCACCGGGCGGCAGGGCGGCGGCCAGCGCGGACTTCAGATCCGCGAGGTCAGCGAGGTCTGCGGGGTCTGTGCGTGGCCGCCGGGCGTCCGTTCCGGGCGGGGTGCCGGTGCCGCCCCCGGGGTCGTTCTCCGGTCCGCCGCCGCCCCCGCTCCGCTGTTCAACCATGGCTCCAGCATGCCCGCGTCGTGCACGTCACACCGGGGGGAAACCCGGGGAAACGTCCCAGGTGAGGCCATTAGGGTCCTTGGACTCTTGGCAAAGCCTTGACTTGGCGCCCAAAGTGATCGCCAACTCTCCTATAGTGACGACCACTTGATCAGGAACCTTCGGCTCCAGTTCTGCCCCCGCCACCCCTCGGAAGGCAAACACTCGATGACCGGCACCGCTCCCCGCCGATGACCCGCGCCCCGCGCACGGTCGCTCCGGAGGACACACCGGCGGACTCCCTGAGGACCGCCGAGAACGCGCTGAAGATCGTCGTCGTCGGCGGCTTCGGTGTCGGCAAGACGACCAT
Encoded proteins:
- a CDS encoding FAD-binding and (Fe-S)-binding domain-containing protein; protein product: MVEQRSGGGGGPENDPGGGTGTPPGTDARRPRTDPADLADLADLKSALAAALPPGAADFSATARALTTMDASNYRRVPLGVVTPRHADDVAATLEVCRAHGVPVVPRGAGTSIAGQATGTGIVLDFTRRMNAVLDVDPGSRTARVQPGTVLDTLRTAVRPHGLTFGPDPSTHARCTLGGMIANNACGAHSVAWGTTADNVRELAVLTYGGTALRLARGWPDPPGPLLTAARELINGHLALLRTGYPPGLPRRISGYALDALLPENGADLARAFCGSEGTLGVVTEALVGLVEEPAARALAVLGYADETAAADAAPTLLPYRPLTVEGMADDLVPPPGRNGLPRGRAWLFAETGGGTPAEARARAEALVRAAGALDTAVVSDSAAMRALWRIREDAAGTATRLPGGGEAWPGWEDCAVPPAALGAYLRDFRALLDSYGLRGAPFGHFGEGCVHIRISFDLITTAGVRAFRAFSEDLAALVVAHGGSLSGEHGDGRARAELLPKMYGPGLVDLFTRFKDVWDPAGGLNPGTLVRPAPLDEDIRFAVLPREPVDVVFGYPEDGGDFRAAVRRCVGVAKCRDTGPGPGVMCPSYRATGEEAHSTRGRARLLHEMLAGEVVRDGWRSREVADALDLCLSCKGCRSDCPVGVDMATYKAEFLHHHYTGRIRPRTHYTLGRLPGWLRAAAPFAPGLNALARIPPLASLAKLAAGITPERPLPALASVPFTRWARGGLGSGLGGKQGRGSKAAAVLWPDTFTEHLSPEVGRAAVKVLEAAGFGLALPPGRVCCGLTYLTTGQLTRARAVLRRTLDTMEPLLDTVLGTAPLVVLEPSCAAALTTDLPELLPDDPRAARLAASVRTFAGTLAEYAPDWDPPHLDRPAAGQTHCHHHAVLDPAADRSLRARAGLRGELAGGCCGLAGSFGFEKGHYEVSVACAEDRLLPSVAAAPPDALLVADGYSCRTQLAQLTGRKARHLAEVLADGLSP